The Candidatus Bipolaricaulota bacterium genome includes a window with the following:
- a CDS encoding 2-oxoacid:acceptor oxidoreductase family protein, whose product MVAKGGTIVANRSLIERDLARSDVRAHFVDVHSLAEEAGSSRAINMVALGAYLKATGVVPLEVVKRAMARMLEEGGKGRFVPANEKALELGYEAV is encoded by the coding sequence GATGGTGGCCAAGGGAGGGACGATCGTGGCGAACCGCTCCCTGATCGAGCGGGACCTCGCCCGGAGCGACGTCCGCGCCCATTTCGTCGACGTCCACTCCCTCGCGGAGGAGGCGGGGAGCTCACGCGCGATCAACATGGTCGCGCTCGGGGCCTATCTGAAGGCGACCGGGGTCGTCCCGCTCGAGGTCGTCAAACGGGCGATGGCGCGGATGCTCGAGGAGGGCGGGAAGGGGAGGTTCGTCCCGGCGAATGAGAAGGCGCTCGAGCTGGGGTACGAAGCTGTCTGA
- a CDS encoding NUDIX hydrolase, producing MRRRSSWGTKLSERIVSRDEIFSGRIVRLVVDRVELPDGSEASRELVLHPGAVAILPILDDGRIILVRQYRHAVGAELLEVPAGKLDVEGESPQECAARELREETGYVASDWEEICTFYTSPGFTNERIVLFRATGLRRVGSPAPGEIAGLELVAPGDIPKMIATGELIDGKTLIALSWRNGVNG from the coding sequence ATGAGAAGGCGCTCGAGCTGGGGTACGAAGCTGTCTGAGCGAATCGTTTCGCGGGACGAGATCTTCTCCGGGCGGATCGTCCGCCTCGTCGTCGACCGGGTCGAGCTTCCGGACGGGAGCGAGGCGAGTCGCGAGCTCGTGCTCCATCCGGGCGCGGTGGCGATCCTCCCGATCCTCGATGACGGACGGATCATCCTCGTCCGCCAATACCGCCACGCCGTCGGGGCGGAGCTCCTCGAGGTCCCAGCCGGGAAGCTCGATGTCGAAGGGGAGTCACCGCAGGAGTGCGCGGCGCGCGAGCTGCGCGAGGAGACGGGTTACGTCGCCTCCGATTGGGAGGAGATCTGCACGTTCTACACATCGCCTGGATTCACGAACGAGCGGATCGTCCTGTTCCGCGCCACCGGGTTGCGGCGGGTCGGATCGCCCGCGCCCGGGGAGATCGCGGGGCTCGAGCTCGTCGCACCAGGGGACATTCCAAAGATGATCGCAACCGGTGAGCTCATCGACGGGAAGACGCTCATCGCCTTGAGTTGGCGGAACGGGGTGAATGGATGA